In a single window of the Luteibacter rhizovicinus DSM 16549 genome:
- a CDS encoding HAD family hydrolase codes for MIDLVGFDGDDTLWHSQEFYDRAQDVFEAILGRYIDLERDGLRDALLNTERANIKLFGYGAKGMTLSMIESAIELTEGRVEAQDIHRIVRLGKDVLAHPVELLPGIREAVEAVAREHRVVLITKGDLFHQEYKVARCGLADVFHRIEIVSEKDPAAYARLFREFDVTPDRFAMVGNSLRSDIAPVVELGGWGVYMPYHSTWSYETDTDFALNERVIEVKGAEGIPAAIDRMHMLGSRSL; via the coding sequence ATGATCGACCTGGTCGGCTTCGACGGTGACGACACGCTCTGGCACAGCCAGGAGTTCTACGACCGGGCACAGGACGTCTTCGAGGCCATCCTGGGGCGTTATATCGATCTGGAGCGGGACGGCCTGCGCGACGCCCTGCTCAACACCGAACGCGCCAACATCAAGCTCTTCGGCTACGGCGCCAAGGGCATGACGTTGTCGATGATCGAATCGGCCATCGAGCTGACCGAAGGCCGTGTCGAGGCCCAGGACATCCACCGCATCGTGCGCCTGGGTAAGGACGTCCTTGCCCACCCGGTGGAGTTGCTGCCGGGCATCCGCGAAGCGGTCGAGGCCGTCGCGCGCGAGCATCGCGTGGTGCTGATCACCAAGGGCGACCTCTTCCATCAGGAGTACAAGGTCGCCCGCTGCGGCCTCGCCGACGTATTCCACCGCATCGAGATCGTCTCCGAGAAGGATCCCGCCGCGTACGCCCGGTTGTTCCGCGAGTTCGACGTCACGCCCGACCGTTTCGCCATGGTCGGCAATTCGCTGCGCTCCGACATCGCGCCCGTGGTGGAACTCGGCGGTTGGGGCGTGTACATGCCGTACCACAGCACCTGGTCGTACGAGACGGACACCGATTTCGCCTTGAACGAGCGCGTGATCGAGGTGAAGGGTGCCGAGGGCATACCGGCTGCCATCGACCGCATGCACATGCTGGGCTCCCGCTCCTTGTAG
- the iolD gene encoding 3D-(3,5/4)-trihydroxycyclohexane-1,2-dione acylhydrolase (decyclizing), translating into MSATIRLTAAQALIRYLAALRGRDADSDESTPLFGGVFAIFGHGNVAGIGEALYESRHVLPTYRAHNEQAMAHAAIAYAKTNMRRRMMAVTTSIGPGATNLVTAAALAHVNRLPVLLLPGDIFVSRAPDPVLQQLEDFSDGTVSVNDTLRPVSRYFDRIVRPEQLLVALPRAIRALTDPALCGPVTLALPQDVQAEAWDFPLAFFEPREIVFRAPQPTDDELMYALDAIEASERPVIIAGGGVLYAKASHALLDFADKHGVPVCETQAGKGALPWNHPLHLGPAGVSGSSSANALLRDADLIIAVGTRLQDFTTGSNALFSHVPILSVNVNAFDALKGEGLEVIGDARQVLDDLSFGLEDWAAPDDWTTRARDAASEWVHVVSRITEQRSAPPGRLPYDGEVIGAVQRSSSQSTINDIVLCAAGTLPAELEKLWRTETPGGYHMEYGYSCMGYEIAGGLGAKMASPEREVIVMVGDGSYLMMNSEIATSVMLDAKLIIVLLDNRGYGCINRLQQATGSAPFNNMFDDCVQGSHGMPMIDFAAHARSLGAIAEHVADIAGLEAAMERARDADRTYLISIDTDHTRTTEEGGVWWEVAVPEVSTREAVRDARAGYESATVGRKARNTPA; encoded by the coding sequence ATGAGCGCAACCATCCGTCTTACCGCCGCCCAGGCGTTGATCCGTTACCTGGCCGCCCTGCGCGGCCGCGACGCGGATTCCGACGAGTCCACGCCGTTGTTCGGCGGCGTCTTCGCCATTTTCGGCCACGGCAACGTGGCCGGTATCGGCGAGGCGTTGTACGAATCGCGCCACGTGCTGCCGACCTACCGCGCACATAACGAACAGGCGATGGCGCATGCCGCGATCGCGTACGCGAAGACCAACATGCGGCGTCGCATGATGGCCGTGACGACGTCGATCGGCCCCGGTGCGACCAACCTGGTGACCGCCGCCGCGCTCGCCCACGTCAACCGCCTGCCGGTGTTGTTGTTGCCGGGCGATATTTTCGTGTCACGCGCGCCGGATCCCGTGCTCCAGCAGCTCGAGGATTTCTCGGACGGCACGGTGTCGGTCAACGACACGCTGCGTCCGGTCTCGCGTTACTTCGACCGCATCGTGCGTCCCGAACAGCTCCTGGTCGCCCTGCCCCGGGCGATTCGTGCCTTGACCGATCCCGCGCTCTGCGGACCGGTTACGCTGGCTCTCCCTCAGGACGTGCAGGCCGAAGCCTGGGATTTTCCCCTCGCCTTCTTCGAGCCGCGTGAGATCGTCTTCCGCGCACCGCAGCCGACCGATGACGAGCTGATGTATGCGCTCGACGCCATCGAGGCCTCGGAACGTCCGGTGATCATCGCCGGCGGCGGCGTGCTCTACGCCAAGGCCTCGCACGCGCTGCTCGACTTCGCCGACAAGCATGGCGTGCCGGTGTGCGAGACCCAGGCCGGTAAGGGTGCCCTGCCCTGGAACCATCCCCTGCACCTCGGTCCGGCTGGCGTCTCCGGCTCCTCGTCGGCCAATGCCCTGCTTCGCGACGCCGACCTGATCATCGCCGTGGGTACGCGGCTGCAGGACTTCACCACGGGCTCGAACGCCTTGTTCTCGCACGTGCCGATCCTCTCGGTGAACGTGAACGCGTTCGACGCACTCAAGGGCGAAGGCCTCGAAGTGATCGGCGACGCCCGGCAGGTGCTCGACGACCTCAGCTTCGGTCTCGAGGACTGGGCCGCACCCGATGACTGGACCACACGGGCGCGCGATGCCGCCAGTGAATGGGTGCATGTGGTCTCGCGCATCACCGAACAGCGCAGCGCACCGCCGGGCCGCCTTCCCTACGACGGCGAAGTGATCGGCGCGGTGCAGCGCTCGTCGTCGCAGTCGACGATCAACGACATCGTGCTCTGCGCCGCCGGCACCCTGCCCGCCGAGCTGGAAAAGCTCTGGCGGACGGAAACGCCGGGCGGCTACCACATGGAGTACGGCTACTCGTGCATGGGTTACGAGATCGCCGGCGGCCTCGGCGCCAAGATGGCCTCGCCGGAACGCGAGGTCATCGTCATGGTCGGCGACGGCAGCTACCTGATGATGAACTCGGAAATCGCCACGTCGGTGATGCTCGACGCCAAGCTGATCATCGTGCTGCTCGACAACCGTGGCTACGGTTGCATCAACCGCCTGCAGCAGGCCACGGGCAGCGCACCGTTCAACAATATGTTCGACGACTGCGTGCAGGGCAGCCACGGCATGCCGATGATCGACTTCGCCGCGCACGCCCGCTCGCTGGGCGCCATCGCGGAGCACGTTGCCGATATCGCCGGCCTCGAAGCGGCCATGGAACGCGCACGCGACGCCGACCGTACCTATCTCATCAGCATCGATACCGACCACACGCGCACGACCGAAGAAGGCGGCGTATGGTGGGAAGTGGCGGTGCCGGAAGTTTCCACGCGGGAAGCCGTGCGCGACGCGCGCGCGGGCTATGAATCCGCCACCGTGGGCCGCAAGGCCAGGAACACGCCAGCATGA
- a CDS encoding CoA-acylating methylmalonate-semialdehyde dehydrogenase: MSAQPSSNTLPRIGHFIAGKPYTGTPSGSSPVYDPARGVVASEVDLASVADVDHAVRAAHAAFPAWSQLPPLKRARVMFKLKELIERDMDRLSRIIVAEHGKVLSDAKGEVVRGLEVVEYACGIPELLKGEYTEQIANGIDAWTMRQAIGVCVGITPFNFPAMVPMWMFPMAIACGNTFVLKPSERDPSLALELAKLLKEAGLPDGVFNVVNGDKTAVDALLDHELVRAVSFVGSTPIAEYIYARGTSQGKRVQALGGAKNHMVIMPDADLDKTADALIGAGYGAAGERCMAISVAVAVGEATADALVAKLAPRVKALRIGNGMDDSVEMGPVVTGVHKDRITGYIDDGVASGAELVVDGRGYQVAGCEQGFFVGGTLFDRVTPAMRIYKEEIFGPVLCVVRVPDFASALKLVDEHEYGNGTAIFTRDGQVAREFAHRVQVGMIGVNVPIPVPMAFHSFGGWKKSLMGDHHAHGPESVRFYTKQKAVTQRWLNHDESAGAEFAMPTH; encoded by the coding sequence ATGTCCGCCCAGCCCTCCAGCAACACCCTCCCCCGCATCGGTCATTTCATCGCCGGCAAGCCGTACACCGGTACGCCGTCGGGCTCGTCGCCGGTTTACGATCCGGCTCGCGGTGTCGTCGCCTCGGAAGTCGATCTGGCCTCCGTCGCCGACGTCGATCACGCCGTACGCGCGGCGCATGCCGCCTTCCCCGCCTGGTCGCAGCTGCCGCCGCTGAAGCGCGCACGCGTCATGTTCAAGCTGAAGGAACTGATCGAGCGCGACATGGATCGCCTCTCGCGCATCATCGTTGCCGAGCACGGCAAGGTACTTTCCGATGCGAAGGGCGAAGTGGTGCGTGGCCTCGAAGTGGTCGAATACGCCTGCGGTATTCCCGAACTGCTCAAGGGCGAGTACACCGAGCAGATCGCCAACGGCATCGATGCGTGGACCATGCGCCAGGCCATCGGCGTCTGCGTCGGCATCACGCCGTTCAACTTCCCGGCGATGGTACCCATGTGGATGTTCCCCATGGCGATCGCCTGCGGCAACACCTTCGTGCTGAAGCCCTCCGAACGCGATCCCTCGCTCGCGCTCGAATTGGCCAAGCTGCTGAAAGAAGCCGGTCTTCCCGACGGCGTCTTCAACGTGGTCAACGGTGACAAGACCGCGGTCGATGCGCTACTCGATCACGAACTCGTGCGCGCCGTGAGCTTCGTCGGTTCCACGCCGATCGCCGAGTATATCTACGCGCGCGGCACGTCGCAGGGCAAGCGTGTGCAGGCGCTTGGCGGTGCAAAGAACCACATGGTGATCATGCCGGACGCGGATCTGGACAAGACCGCCGACGCGCTGATCGGCGCCGGATACGGTGCCGCTGGCGAACGCTGCATGGCGATCTCGGTCGCCGTGGCCGTTGGTGAAGCGACGGCAGATGCGTTGGTGGCCAAGCTCGCGCCACGCGTGAAGGCATTGCGCATCGGCAACGGCATGGATGACAGCGTGGAGATGGGCCCGGTCGTCACCGGCGTTCACAAGGACCGCATCACCGGCTACATCGATGATGGCGTCGCCTCCGGTGCGGAGCTCGTCGTCGATGGTCGTGGCTACCAGGTCGCAGGTTGCGAACAGGGCTTCTTCGTCGGCGGCACGCTGTTCGATCGCGTCACGCCGGCCATGCGTATCTATAAGGAAGAGATCTTCGGACCGGTGCTCTGCGTGGTTCGCGTACCCGATTTCGCCAGCGCGTTGAAACTCGTTGATGAACATGAATATGGCAACGGCACCGCGATCTTCACGCGGGACGGACAGGTTGCGCGAGAATTTGCGCATCGCGTTCAGGTAGGAATGATTGGCGTCAATGTTCCGATTCCCGTGCCGATGGCCTTCCATAGCTTCGGTGGATGGAAAAAGAGCCTCATGGGTGATCATCACGCTCACGGCCCTGAATCCGTGCGTTTCTACACAAAACAGAAAGCCGTTACACAGCGTTGGCTGAACCACGATGAAAGCGCTGGCGCAGAATTCGCGATGCCTACGCATTAG
- a CDS encoding carbohydrate porin, producing MLNKFSKRPLAGLMLACLGLGATAAHADDTMKSDFSDMSTSKYLFGDWGGNRSRLADEGVTFDLGYGSELAHNYSGGDREITRYTDQWKLGASFDLQKLWGWQGAKFTVVVTDRNGRNLGADANIGNNQLIQEVYGRGQTWHLTIFALEQKFLDDRLTLKLGRLPVGEDVNQFSCDFQNLTFCGAQPGNIVGDYWINWPTSQWAAVVKYATTENTWVQIAGYQVNPKYADDSYASHNGLVPGFPSGTTGALIPLEFGWKPTVNGLPGSYRAGVWYNTSKGNDLYLDVNHQPIALTGNTALQHDGRKGAWITFSQQVTGTAGGEGATVFLNITSADHATSATNNQFALGMEYKGIFGRPNDFIGAAFGGSYASGYAAKNQRLINELTGSDVIVNRGYERVSEVFYSWSPIPSIAIRPNLQYIQDPGGSSQRNNAFVLGLKTSVAF from the coding sequence ATGCTCAATAAATTTTCTAAGCGCCCCCTCGCCGGTCTGATGCTCGCTTGCCTCGGTCTCGGCGCTACCGCCGCTCACGCTGACGACACGATGAAGTCCGACTTCAGCGACATGTCGACCAGCAAATATCTGTTCGGCGACTGGGGCGGCAATCGCTCGCGCCTCGCCGATGAAGGCGTCACCTTCGATCTGGGCTACGGCTCGGAGCTCGCGCACAACTATTCCGGTGGTGATCGCGAGATCACGCGTTACACCGACCAGTGGAAGCTCGGTGCCTCGTTCGATCTCCAGAAGCTCTGGGGTTGGCAGGGTGCGAAGTTCACCGTCGTCGTGACCGATCGTAACGGCCGCAACCTCGGTGCCGATGCGAACATCGGCAACAACCAGCTCATTCAGGAAGTCTACGGTCGCGGCCAGACCTGGCATCTGACGATCTTCGCCCTCGAGCAGAAGTTCCTGGACGATCGCCTGACCTTGAAACTGGGTCGTCTGCCGGTAGGCGAAGACGTCAACCAGTTCTCGTGCGACTTCCAGAACCTGACGTTCTGCGGTGCCCAGCCGGGTAACATCGTGGGCGACTACTGGATCAACTGGCCGACCAGCCAGTGGGCCGCTGTCGTGAAGTACGCGACGACGGAGAACACCTGGGTGCAGATCGCTGGCTACCAGGTGAACCCGAAGTACGCCGACGACTCGTACGCGTCGCACAACGGTCTCGTGCCTGGCTTCCCGAGCGGCACCACCGGCGCACTGATCCCGCTGGAGTTCGGCTGGAAGCCGACCGTCAACGGTCTGCCGGGTTCGTACCGCGCAGGCGTCTGGTACAACACCTCGAAGGGTAACGATCTCTACCTCGACGTGAACCACCAGCCGATCGCCCTCACCGGCAACACGGCCCTGCAGCACGACGGCCGCAAGGGTGCGTGGATCACGTTCTCGCAGCAGGTCACGGGTACGGCAGGCGGCGAAGGTGCGACGGTGTTCCTGAACATCACGTCCGCCGACCACGCTACCTCGGCCACGAACAACCAGTTCGCGCTCGGCATGGAGTACAAGGGCATCTTCGGTCGCCCGAACGACTTCATCGGCGCCGCCTTCGGTGGTTCGTACGCCAGTGGTTACGCCGCGAAGAACCAGCGCCTGATCAACGAACTCACGGGTTCGGACGTCATCGTCAACCGTGGTTACGAGCGTGTCTCTGAAGTGTTCTACAGCTGGTCGCCGATTCCCTCGATCGCGATCCGCCCGAACCTCCAGTACATCCAGGATCCGGGTGGCAGCAGCCAGCGCAACAACGCGTTCGTCCTTGGTCTGAAGACGAGCGTCGCGTTCTAA
- the iolE gene encoding myo-inosose-2 dehydratase, which produces MKNDPIRIGINPISWSNDDLPSLGGETPLSTALSEGKAIGYEGFELGNKFPKDPAALRELMAGYGLDVVSGWYSGRVAGRSAKEEIVAVETHLRLLAENGCKVMVYGEVADAIQGEPHPLYKRPRFRSADAWKRYGENLTEFAKFTLSRGVRLAYHHHMGAYVESPDDVDQLMANTGDEVGLLFDSGHTYFGGGDPLTVLNKHIDRICHVHCKDVRPGVVRMARNRHWTFLESVLNGAFTVPGDGCIDFAGIIDRLKTHGYKGWLVVEAEQDPSVAPSYEFAEKGYNTLRSLLDGVPVREVA; this is translated from the coding sequence ATGAAGAACGACCCCATCCGCATCGGCATCAACCCGATCTCCTGGAGCAACGACGACCTCCCGTCGCTCGGTGGCGAGACACCGCTTTCCACCGCGCTCAGTGAAGGCAAGGCGATCGGTTACGAAGGCTTCGAACTCGGCAACAAATTCCCGAAGGATCCCGCCGCGCTGCGCGAGCTGATGGCCGGCTACGGCCTCGACGTGGTCTCCGGCTGGTACAGCGGTCGCGTCGCCGGCCGTTCGGCGAAAGAGGAGATCGTCGCGGTCGAGACGCACCTGCGCCTGCTAGCCGAGAACGGCTGCAAGGTGATGGTCTACGGCGAAGTCGCCGACGCGATTCAGGGCGAACCGCATCCGCTGTACAAGCGTCCGCGTTTCCGCAGCGCGGATGCGTGGAAGCGCTACGGCGAGAACCTCACGGAATTCGCGAAGTTCACGCTCTCCCGCGGCGTACGCCTCGCGTATCACCATCACATGGGTGCCTACGTGGAATCGCCCGACGATGTCGACCAGCTCATGGCCAACACCGGTGACGAGGTCGGCCTGCTCTTCGACAGCGGCCACACGTATTTCGGCGGTGGCGATCCGCTCACCGTGTTGAACAAGCACATCGACCGCATCTGCCACGTCCATTGCAAGGACGTGCGCCCGGGCGTGGTGCGCATGGCACGCAACCGCCACTGGACCTTCCTCGAATCCGTGCTCAATGGCGCCTTCACCGTGCCGGGCGACGGCTGCATCGACTTCGCCGGCATCATCGACCGGCTCAAGACGCACGGTTACAAGGGCTGGCTGGTGGTCGAGGCCGAGCAGGATCCGTCGGTCGCGCCCAGTTACGAATTTGCCGAAAAGGGCTACAACACGCTGCGCTCGCTGCTCGATGGCGTACCGGTGCGGGAGGTCGCATGA
- the iolB gene encoding 5-deoxy-glucuronate isomerase, producing MSLLVKAAAQGEAIVRVTPESAHWKHVGFEARRLAKGETTTITLPADREGCLVILTGTVDVLVAGHDWKGLGGRESVFEDRSTHAIYAPPSSVYEVTAQTDAELAIASAPASGRLDARLIEPGSMKRSVRGTGANTRYVCDVLPETEQAESLLVVEVLTPAGHSSSYPPHKHDTDALPEESVLEETYYHRIDPPQGFAFQRVYTDDRDIDESMAVGDHDVVMVPRGYHPVVMPHGYRGYYLNVMAGPRREWHFRNDPAHEWMIAR from the coding sequence ATGAGTCTGCTGGTCAAGGCCGCCGCTCAAGGCGAGGCCATCGTTCGCGTAACCCCCGAGTCCGCCCACTGGAAACACGTGGGCTTCGAAGCACGCCGTCTCGCCAAGGGCGAGACCACCACGATCACCCTGCCCGCCGACCGTGAAGGCTGCCTGGTGATCCTCACCGGCACCGTGGATGTCCTCGTCGCCGGTCACGACTGGAAGGGCCTGGGTGGCCGCGAAAGCGTGTTCGAAGATCGCTCCACCCACGCCATCTACGCACCGCCGTCGTCCGTCTATGAGGTCACCGCGCAGACCGACGCGGAGCTCGCCATCGCCTCGGCACCGGCCAGCGGTCGCCTGGATGCCCGCCTGATCGAGCCCGGCTCGATGAAGCGCTCGGTACGCGGCACCGGCGCCAACACACGCTACGTATGCGACGTGCTGCCGGAAACCGAGCAGGCGGAATCGCTGCTCGTCGTCGAAGTGCTCACGCCTGCCGGACACTCGTCCAGCTATCCGCCGCACAAGCACGACACCGATGCGCTGCCGGAAGAGAGCGTGCTCGAAGAAACCTACTACCACCGCATCGACCCGCCGCAGGGCTTCGCCTTCCAGCGCGTGTACACCGACGATCGCGATATCGACGAGTCCATGGCCGTCGGTGACCACGATGTCGTGATGGTCCCTCGCGGCTACCACCCCGTCGTGATGCCTCATGGCTACCGCGGCTATTACCTCAATGTCATGGCCGGTCCCCGCCGCGAATGGCATTTCCGCAACGATCCCGCCCACGAATGGATGATCGCGCGCTGA
- a CDS encoding CPXCG motif-containing cysteine-rich protein, with amino-acid sequence MPGYEFTDIACPYCGETIEVAVDTSGGSQTYIEDCQVCCRPIVMRLIVDEGDDSFDLTASAENDG; translated from the coding sequence ATGCCCGGCTACGAATTCACCGACATTGCCTGCCCCTACTGCGGCGAGACTATCGAGGTTGCTGTCGATACCTCGGGCGGCAGCCAGACGTATATCGAGGATTGCCAGGTGTGCTGCAGGCCGATCGTGATGCGGCTGATCGTCGACGAAGGGGATGATTCGTTCGATCTGACGGCGTCTGCGGAGAATGATGGGTGA